One Xenopus tropicalis strain Nigerian chromosome 8, UCB_Xtro_10.0, whole genome shotgun sequence genomic window carries:
- the LOC100485203 gene encoding vacuolar fusion protein MON1 homolog A isoform X1 codes for MESGLGPRGAAGTHTGNRDEQVIPRQCSPQEGHPDPTGLPLGHPSEVSPQGTYPKDLEPSTLGPAVREEPEPSTLGPAVREEPEPSTLGPTVREEPEPSTLGPAVREEPEPSTLGPTVREELGPAVREEPEPSTLGPTVREEPEPSTLGPAVREEPEPSTLGPAVREEPEPSTLGPAVREEPEPSTLGPAVREEPELSTLGPAVREEPEPSTLGPTVREEPEPSTLGPAVREEPEPSTLGPTVREELGPAVREEPEPSTLGPTVREEPEPSTLGPTVREEPEPSTLGPAVREEPEPSTLGPAVREEPEPSTLGATVREEPEPSTLRPAVREEPEPSTLRPTVREEPEPSTLRPTVREEPEPSTLGPAVREEPEPSTLRPAVREEPEPSTLRPTVREEPEPSTLGPAVREEPEPSTLGPAVREEPEPSTLGATLGPSFSAELGPTSLGPVVGAELETILGRTVTEPYQQPMPEVNGEDTEQGIVGEGCESGSAVDGPEEDSGPGPSEACEESSSRELSDSTENTLEDSGDFPTLPPVVGGGASDVSPPTSPIHRDEDISAEGWRSRRKHVFVLSEAGKPIYSRHGNEEALSSTMGVMMALVSFVQSGDNSIRSIYSDNQKVVFLQEGPLVLVSVSRTPQSEEQLRQELRYVYYQIISMLTQASVARIFERKKNYDLRRLLAGSEKILDSLLDTMEMDPGVLLGAVRCVAIPSTLRDSLSSILTKAITPNLVFSILVAQQQLVTVVQEKAVIEDCRLDPADLHLLLNLIGASSAFQAGEIWTPICLPRFNPDGYFYAYISYLDPQCTVCLVLLSTDKESFYAVSGCKGKIQAAMESQGSLQALGGAMRYCSYSASLVGIPELLHFVYKPLDVPETYRQLPQFTSPEADSPYASEEERQRLFDLYRYLHCRMHNSARPLRLIYHVAEKETLLAWVTSKFELYTAFSSLVTKVGAINVITKLLRWIKKEEDRLFIRYPPKYSTTPVPGKGAKGSRTDRNDPSQNGFFTGL; via the exons ATGGAGAGCGGCCTGGGGCCCCGGGGAGcggctggcacacacacag GTAACAGAGATGAGCAGGTGATACCCCGACAATGCTCCCCGCAGGAGGGACACCCCGACCCAACAGGCCTTCCATTGGGTCACCCTAGTGAGGTTTCTCCCCAAGGAACCTATCCCAAGGACTTGGAGCCGAGCACCCTGGGGCCCGCTGTTAGAGAGGAACCGGAGCCGAGCACCCTGGGGCCCGCTGTTAGAGAGGAACCGGAGCCGAGCACCCTGGGGCCCACTGTTAGAGAGGAACCGGAGCCGAGCACCCTGGGGCCCGCTGTTAGAGAGGAACCGGAGCCGAGCACCCTGGGGCCCACTGTTAGAGAGGAACTGGGGCCCGCTGTTAGAGAGGAACCGGAGCCGAGCACTCTGGGGCCCACTGTTAGAGAGGAACCGGAGCCGAGCACCCTGGGGCCCGCTGTTAGAGAGGAACCGGAGCCGAGCACCCTGGGGCCCGCTGTTAGAGAGGAACCGGAGCCGAGCACCCTGGGGCCCGCTGTTAGAGAGGAACCGGAGCCGAGCACCCTGGGGCCCGCTGTTAGAGAGGAACCGGAGCTGAGCACCCTGGGGCCCGCTGTTAGAGAGGAACCGGAGCCGAGCACCCTGGGGCCCACTGTTAGAGAGGAACCGGAGCCGAGCACCCTGGGGCCCGCTGTTAGAGAGGAACCGGAGCCGAGCACCCTGGGGCCCACTGTTAGAGAGGAACTGGGGCCCGCTGTTAGAGAGGAACCGGAGCCGAGCACTCTGGGGCCCACTGTTAGAGAGGAACCGGAGCCGAGCACCCTGGGGCCCACTGTTAGAGAGGAACCGGAGCCGAGCACTCTGGGGCCCGCTGTTAGAGAGGAACCGGAGCCGAGCACCCTGGGGCCCGCTGTTAGAGAGGAACCGGAGCCGAGCACTTTGGGTGCCACTGTTAGAGAGGAACCGGAGCCGAGCACCCTGAGGCCCGCTGTTAGAGAGGAACCGGAGCCGAGCACCCTGAGGCCCACTGTTAGAGAGGAACCGGAGCCGAGCACCCTGAGGCCCACTGTTAGAGAGGAACCGGAGCCGAGCACTCTGGGGCCCGCTGTTAGAGAGGAACCGGAGCCGAGCACCCTGAGGCCCGCTGTTAGAGAGGAACCGGAGCCAAGCACCCTGAGGCCCACTGTTAGAGAGGAACCGGAGCCGAGCACTTTGGGGCCCGCTGTTAGAGAGGAACCGGAGCCGAGCACTTTGGGGCCCGCTGTTAGAGAGGAACCGGAGCCGAGCACTTTGGGTGCCACACTAGGGCCCAGTTTTAGTGCGGAACTGGGACCAACGAGTCTGGGGCCTGTTGTTGGCGCAGAGTTGGAGACAATTTTGGGGCGCACTGTTACTGAGCCCTACCAGCAGCCAATGCCGGAGGTGAATGGTGAGGACAcagagcaagggattgtgggtgAGGGCTGTGAGAGTGGAAGTGCTGTAGATGGGCCAGAGGAGGATTCGGGCCCCGGGCCCAGTGAGGCTTGTGAGGAGAGCAGCTCCAGGGAACTATCTGACTCCACAGAGAACACTTTGGAGGACTCTGGAGACTTCCCTACCCTTCCGCCAGTGGTTGGGGGAGGAGCTTCTGATGTCTCCCCGCCCACCAGTCCCATCCATCGAGACGAGGACATCAGTGCCGAGGGCTGGCGCTCCCGGAGGAAACATGTCTTTGTACTGAGTGAGGCCGGGAAGCCCATTTACTCTCGGCATGGCAACGAGGAAGCCTTGTCCTCCACCATGGGGGTCATGATGGCTTTGGTCAGCTTCGTACAGAGTGGGGACAATTCCATCCGCTCCATCTACTCAG ATAACCAGAAGGTGGTGTTCCTGCAGGAGGGGCCCCTGGTGCTGGTGTCGGTGTCGCGCACCCCCCAGTCGGAGGAGCAGCTGCGGCAGGAGTTGCGCTACGTCTATTACCAGATTATCAGTATGCTGACCCAGGCCAGCGTGGCGCGCATCTTTGAGCGCAAGAAGAATTACGACCTGCGCCGGCTGCTGGCCGGTTCTGAAAAGATTCTGGACAGCCTGCTGGACACGATGGAGATGGACCCTGGGGTTCTGCTGGGGGCGGTGCGCTGCGTGGCCATTCCCAGCACCCTGAGGGACTCGCTCAGCTCCATCCTGACCAAGGCCATCACGCCCAACCTGGTCTTCTCCATCTTGGTGGCCCAGCAGCAGCTGGTGACGGTGGTGCAGGAGAAGGCGGTGATTGAGGATTGCCGGCTGGACCCTGCCGACCTGCACCTCCTGCTCAACCTCATCGGGGCATCTTCTGCCTTCCAGGCGGGGGAGATCTGGACCCCCATCTGCCTTCCTCGCTTCAACCCTGATGGCTATTTCTATGCCTATATCTCCTACTTGGACCCTCAGTGCACCGTGTGCCTGGTGCTGCTCTCCACCGACAAGGAGTCCTTCTACGCCGTGTCCGGCTGCAAGGGGAAGATCCAAGCGGCCATGGAATCCCAGGGTTCCCTGCAAGCCCTGGGCGGGGCCATGCGCTACTGCTCCTATAGCGCCTCCCTGGTGGGAATCCCGGAGCTACTGCACTTTGTATACAAGCCCCTGGATGTGCCCGAGACTTACCGGCAGCTCCCTCAGTTCACCAG CCCGGAAGCTGACAGTCCGTACGCCAGCGAGGAGGAGAGACAGCGGCTGTTTGATCTGTACCGCTACCTGCACTGCCGGATGCACAACTCGGCCCGCCCCCTGCGCCTCATCTACCATGTGGCTGAGAAGGAGACCCTGCTGGCCTGG GTGACCAGCAAGTTTGAACTGTACACAGCGTTTAGCTCGTTAGTGACGAAGGTGGGGGCCATTAATGTTATAACGAAGCTTCTGCGCTGGATTAAGAAGGAGGAAGACCGCCTATTTATCCGCTACCCCCCAAAGTACTCGACCACCCCTGTGCCAGGGAAGGGGGCCAAGGGCAGCAGGACAGACAGAAATGACCCCTCTCAGAATGGGTTCTTTACTGGCCTCTAA